The following proteins are encoded in a genomic region of Mycoplasma sp. NEAQ87857:
- the rpsR gene encoding 30S ribosomal protein S18, with amino-acid sequence MANLKRKKPFQGRRKSCEFCDERMTYVDYKNVDLLKKYVTPTGQIKAKASTGTCAKHQRKVSNAIKRARFVAFMPYSIVRARINK; translated from the coding sequence ATGGCTAACTTAAAACGTAAAAAACCTTTTCAAGGTAGAAGAAAATCATGTGAATTTTGTGATGAAAGAATGACATATGTAGATTACAAAAATGTAGATTTACTTAAAAAATATGTTACTCCAACAGGACAAATTAAAGCTAAAGCTTCAACAGGTACATGTGCAAAACACCAAAGAAAAGTTTCTAATGCAATCAAAAGAGCAAGATTTGTTGCTTTTATGCCTTACTCAATCGTTCGTGCACGTATCAATAAATAA
- a CDS encoding single-stranded DNA-binding protein encodes MLNNVTLIGRTTSNIRLNHTSSGIAYTRFSLAINRNSNNGNEITDFIEVVCWSSTAEFIARSVPKGTLLLVQGSLRSNSYTSKNNTPVNTINVNADTIRILESKQIVASRMENNPINDANFTNVNSFKKIDNYPYNNTASQPVNDFSSSTFVETQTVNIPEHSNNQTNVSTQEFTNPAPENKIEQDFADIFGDGEDIFKTEA; translated from the coding sequence ATGTTAAATAATGTTACTTTAATTGGTAGAACAACCTCAAACATTAGACTAAATCATACTTCAAGCGGAATCGCATATACAAGATTTTCTTTAGCGATTAATCGAAATTCAAATAACGGAAATGAAATTACTGATTTTATTGAAGTTGTTTGTTGAAGTTCAACTGCTGAATTTATAGCAAGAAGTGTTCCTAAAGGAACTTTATTATTAGTTCAAGGTTCACTACGTTCAAATAGTTATACTTCTAAAAATAATACTCCAGTTAATACAATTAATGTAAACGCTGATACAATTAGAATTTTAGAATCTAAACAAATTGTTGCAAGTAGAATGGAAAATAATCCAATAAATGATGCTAATTTTACTAATGTAAATAGCTTCAAAAAAATAGATAATTATCCATACAACAATACCGCTAGTCAGCCAGTTAATGATTTTAGTTCATCAACATTTGTTGAAACTCAAACAGTTAATATTCCTGAACATTCTAATAATCAAACAAATGTTTCAACTCAAGAATTTACTAACCCAGCACCCGAAAATAAAATAGAGCAAGATTTTGCAGATATTTTTGGTGATGGAGAAGATATTTTCAAAACTGAAGCATAA